TGACTATGACAAGGGATTCATGACGGGGGTCCTTGGGGGCGTCTTATACGATACCTTTGAGATACCGAAACAGGAAGGGACGGACTACCACGGCTAGAAGATGACAGGATTATTGAAGATATCCAAGGAGTCCTTAGGTGAGAAGGAAAGAAAGCTCTATTCAAAGCTTTACAAGCACATCATAGAGAGCTTTGAGATTGACGAGATTGCAGCCGATCAGATATCTCTTGCCCTGGTATGCCAGAAGTGCATACTGCTCCCAAGGCTATTATCCGGCGAAGATGTTGACATAAATCAGGCGAGCGAATCTATAAGGAAGTGGCTTTCCGAGTATAGGCTGACGCCAAAATCGAGAGAGAAGGAGAAGGAAGTAACGATCAATCTCTCGGCCATTATTGAGGAGATCCACAGGGAGAGGGAAAATCCAAATTGAAGCCCTTCTATGAGTTTGATCTTGGGAAAATCTATCAGGGCGACTGCCTTGATGTCATGAAAGAGCTTCCTTCTGAATCGATTGATCTTCTCCTGACAGACCCTCCATACGGCTACTCTTTTTTGGGAAAGGACTGGGACAGGGCGGTGCCAAAAGTTGATATCTGGAAGGAGTGCAATAGGCTCCTTAAACCTGGATCATTTGCATTTATAATGAGCGCACCAAGGCTTGACTGCCTTCTAAGAATGGCCCTAAATTTAGAGGAGGCGGGATTTGAGATCAGATTCACTCCTATTTTTTGGGCCTATCATTCCGGATTTCCTAAGGCTCTTGACATTTCCAAAGTGATTGACAGAAGGTGTGGCCTTAAAAGAGAGCCAGTTGAAATGCCGGGAAGGCAGAGATCCGCTCTATGCTGGGGGAAGCACTATGCCTGTGGCAGGCGGGAGATCGATTTCACGCTTCCTGCATCTGATGACGCAAAAAGGCTATCAGGAGGCTATGCAGGATTTCAGCCCAAGCCCGCCGTTGAAGTGGTAATAGTTGCCATGAAGCCGCTATCAGAAAAGAGCCATACCGACCAGGCCCTAAAAAACGGCAAGGGAGTTACATGGTTAAGAGACTGCTCGATACCCAATGAAGACGGATTTTCTAGATTCCCATCAAATCTGCTTTCTTGTGATAAAGTATTCGGCGGGGACTCCTACATGTTCGACCTTGACATGTGGTTTGAGGAAAGAGTTGATTCACTTCCTAAAGACATAGCGGACAGATTCCCATTCCTCTTTGTGAAGAAGCCCTCAAAGAGTGAAAAAGAATCAGGATGCGAATCCATAGGGCCAAAGAGATGGTGCGATGACGAGGAGTCAGTCGATATTCCTCAGAAGAGGAACAAAAGTGAGCGGCACAACTACCATCCAACTGTGAAGCCGGTAAAGCTCATGTCTTATTTGACTGTTCTAGGGTCTAGGCCAAAAGAGACAGTTTTGGACCCGTTCCTTGGAAGCGGCACCACGGCCATGGCATGCGAGCTTTTTAATAGAAGTTGGATCGGCATAGAGCTCGAGAAGGAATATGCAGAGATAGCAGCTGCAAGAATATCAAACTCTGGCCTTAAAATTAGGGCCAGCTTAGAGAAAGAGAGGCCTGATTCTTAAAATGGGTATGAAATCACTCCTCGCATCCTGGATAGATGATCCTGTGAGATTTTCAGTTGACTGCTTTGGCGAGGGGCCGGACGATCTGCAGAGGCCCATATTTGAGGCCGTTGCAGTGCACGACAGGATAGCTGTAAGGAGCGGGAACGGCCCCGGAAAGACCTGGACTGCTGCAAAGCTTGGGCTATGGTTTTTTACCACAAGACCGAAATCTATTGTTGTCACGACTGCGCCGACTTGGCAGCAGGTGCAGCGAATACTCTGGAAGGAGATCAGGGCTAATATTTCCAAAGCCCCGATTTTAAGGCCATTTCTATACCTTCCGCCGAGGGATGCTGAGGTCTTAATGATAAGGCCTGATGGAACCTATGGTGACGACTGGGCAATGATTGGAAGAGCCTCAGACAAAAAAGAGAACATGCTCGGATTTCATGCGCCGTATCTAATGTTCATAGTGGATGAGGCATCAGGGGTGCCGGATGAGATATTCGAGGCCATCGAGGGGACGCAGACCCAAGAAGGTGTGAACTCGTCCAAGATACTTTTAATAGGTAATCCCACAAGGCCAGAGGGATTCTTCTACGACATCTTCCATTCAAAAAGCTCAAACTGGAAGACGTTCCATCTTGATGGCAGGCTTAGCCCACGCGTGTCAAAGCAGTGGATATCCCAGATGGCTGAGGATTATGGCACTGACAGCCCGTTCTTTCAGATTCATGTTCTGGGGAACTTCCCGCCTGCAGATAAGAACAC
This DNA window, taken from Methanofastidiosum sp., encodes the following:
- a CDS encoding DNA methyltransferase translates to MKPFYEFDLGKIYQGDCLDVMKELPSESIDLLLTDPPYGYSFLGKDWDRAVPKVDIWKECNRLLKPGSFAFIMSAPRLDCLLRMALNLEEAGFEIRFTPIFWAYHSGFPKALDISKVIDRRCGLKREPVEMPGRQRSALCWGKHYACGRREIDFTLPASDDAKRLSGGYAGFQPKPAVEVVIVAMKPLSEKSHTDQALKNGKGVTWLRDCSIPNEDGFSRFPSNLLSCDKVFGGDSYMFDLDMWFEERVDSLPKDIADRFPFLFVKKPSKSEKESGCESIGPKRWCDDEESVDIPQKRNKSERHNYHPTVKPVKLMSYLTVLGSRPKETVLDPFLGSGTTAMACELFNRSWIGIELEKEYAEIAAARISNSGLKIRASLEKERPDS